In Acidobacteriota bacterium, one genomic interval encodes:
- the yacG gene encoding DNA gyrase inhibitor YacG — protein sequence MNEARLCVYCRRRPAAAAWRPFCSERCRLLDLAEWADGSYRIPGPPVDPEHLIPAPDEER from the coding sequence GTGAACGAGGCCCGGCTGTGCGTCTACTGTCGTCGCCGGCCAGCCGCGGCCGCGTGGCGGCCCTTCTGCAGCGAGCGCTGCCGGCTGCTCGACCTGGCCGAGTGGGCCGACGGCAGCTACCGGATTCCCGGACCGCCGGTGGATCCGGAACACCTGATTCCGGCGCCCGACGAGGAGCGTTGA